The Burkholderia cepacia ATCC 25416 genome includes a window with the following:
- a CDS encoding methyl-accepting chemotaxis protein, which translates to MRLTQLGRVSVGARLAALACALVALLFTVFAWTLAHFAGRQLAEEAHLRIADNEQSIRAMVDLFDKALTAEADRSMSLFASFLPAEFSIDPARTVDIGGVAAPTLLAGGQPLDLDYSIPDQFLKKSGAIATIFARDGDDFVRITTSLKKQDGARAVGTKLDRAGPAYAPLVAGRVYTGLAKLFGRPYVTQYKPVTDATGRVIGALFVGLDIGAELKLVEDGIRSLKIGSNGYYFVLDASQGPSRGTFVVHPDAAGAPADDTRAPYAQMLAAGAGQLAYTSTDPAAHDSGPTAKFVSFTTIPQWQWLVGGIALDDELLAGMRATRNRFLMIGALLVAAFATLFVIVVRRVVSRPLDAAARASERYAAGDLSVRIRDDAAMRGHAGHAGNDEIGRLVQAVDGIGDGLARIVEQVRNSSADIARGTVDIAAGSGDMAARIATQASSVEQTAASMEQITAAVQQSAEHAAQANALVAHASAAATNGDAAVQRVVATMDDIGRATRRIAEITGTIEGIAFQTNILALNAAVEAARAGEHGKGFAVVAAEVRTLAQRSAAAVKEIDALSAESSTTVEQGYRIADAARGTMRDIVARVDQVSTLIGEISAASREQSTGIEQVNLAVTQIGDATQRNASLISDAERAAVALRDQAAQLADAVSVFRLERDA; encoded by the coding sequence ATGAGATTGACCCAATTGGGCCGGGTGAGCGTCGGCGCGCGTCTTGCCGCGCTGGCGTGCGCGCTCGTCGCCCTGCTGTTTACCGTGTTCGCATGGACGCTCGCCCATTTCGCCGGCCGGCAGCTCGCCGAAGAGGCGCACCTGCGGATCGCCGACAACGAGCAGTCGATCCGCGCGATGGTCGACCTGTTCGACAAGGCGCTGACCGCCGAAGCCGATCGCTCGATGTCGCTGTTCGCGAGCTTCCTGCCGGCCGAGTTCTCGATCGACCCGGCGCGCACCGTCGACATCGGCGGCGTCGCCGCGCCGACGCTCCTCGCGGGCGGCCAGCCGCTCGACCTCGACTATTCGATTCCCGACCAGTTCCTGAAGAAAAGCGGCGCGATCGCGACGATCTTCGCGCGCGACGGCGACGATTTCGTGCGCATCACGACATCGCTGAAGAAGCAGGACGGCGCGCGTGCCGTCGGCACGAAGCTCGACCGTGCGGGCCCCGCGTACGCCCCGCTCGTCGCCGGACGCGTGTACACGGGCCTCGCGAAGCTGTTCGGGCGGCCGTACGTCACGCAATACAAGCCGGTGACCGATGCGACCGGCCGCGTGATCGGCGCGCTGTTCGTCGGCCTGGACATCGGCGCCGAGCTCAAGCTCGTCGAGGACGGCATCCGCTCGCTGAAGATCGGCAGCAACGGCTACTACTTCGTGCTCGACGCATCGCAGGGCCCGTCGCGCGGCACCTTCGTCGTGCATCCCGATGCGGCCGGCGCGCCTGCCGACGACACGCGCGCGCCGTACGCGCAGATGCTCGCGGCCGGCGCGGGACAGCTCGCATACACGTCGACCGACCCGGCCGCGCACGACAGCGGGCCCACCGCGAAATTCGTGTCGTTCACGACGATTCCGCAGTGGCAATGGCTCGTCGGCGGCATCGCGCTCGACGACGAACTGCTCGCCGGCATGCGCGCCACCCGCAACCGCTTCCTGATGATCGGCGCGTTGCTCGTCGCGGCGTTCGCGACGCTGTTCGTCATCGTGGTCCGCCGTGTCGTGAGCCGGCCGCTCGATGCGGCGGCACGCGCCTCCGAGCGTTATGCGGCGGGCGATCTCAGCGTGCGCATCCGCGACGACGCAGCCATGCGCGGCCACGCGGGCCACGCCGGCAACGACGAGATCGGCCGGCTCGTGCAGGCCGTCGACGGGATCGGCGACGGCCTCGCCCGGATCGTCGAGCAGGTGCGCAACAGCTCGGCCGACATCGCGCGCGGCACCGTCGACATCGCGGCCGGCAGCGGCGACATGGCCGCGCGGATCGCGACGCAGGCGAGCAGCGTCGAACAGACAGCCGCCAGCATGGAGCAGATCACCGCCGCCGTGCAGCAGAGCGCCGAGCACGCGGCGCAGGCCAACGCGCTGGTCGCCCACGCGTCGGCCGCCGCGACGAACGGCGACGCCGCGGTGCAGCGCGTGGTCGCGACGATGGACGACATCGGCCGCGCAACACGCCGGATCGCCGAGATCACGGGCACGATCGAGGGCATCGCGTTCCAGACCAACATCCTGGCGCTGAACGCGGCCGTCGAGGCCGCGCGCGCGGGCGAACACGGCAAGGGCTTCGCGGTGGTCGCGGCCGAGGTGCGCACGCTCGCGCAGCGCAGCGCGGCTGCCGTGAAGGAGATCGACGCGCTGAGCGCCGAATCGTCGACGACCGTCGAACAGGGTTACCGGATCGCGGACGCCGCGCGCGGCACGATGCGTGACATCGTTGCGCGCGTCGACCAGGTCAGCACGCTGATCGGCGAGATCAGCGCCGCGTCGCGCGAACAATCGACCGGCATCGAACAGGTGAACCTGGCCGTCACGCAGATCGGCGACGCGACGCAGCGGAATGCCTCGCTGATCTCGGACGCCGAACGCGCGGCCGTCGCGCTGCGCGATCAGGCCGCGCAGCTGGCGGACGCGGTCAGCGTGTTCCGCCTCGAGCGGGACGCGTGA
- a CDS encoding acyl-CoA synthetase, with protein MTQMFEAGLGRRDANYVPLTPIDFLVRTAEVYGERLAIVHGDVRRTWGETYSRAKQLASALARLGVGRGDTVAAMLPNIPAMVEAHFGVPMAGAVLNTINTRLDVSSVLFMLRHGEAKVLIVDTEYAEFAHRAALEVPGLKIVSVADAMPADPARFAGATDYEALVASGDADYAWTPPADEWDAIALNYTSGTTGDPKGVVYHHRGAYLAAISNILEWDMPKHAVYLWTLPMFHCNGWCFPWAVAARAGVNVCLRKFDAKTVFDLIRRERITHYCGAPIVQSAIANAPAEFRAGIDHTVHAMVAGAAPAPAVIAKMKEIGFDLLHVYGLTEVYGPATVCAKQAHWEELPDEERARLNARQGVRYHLEAGATVLDPDTMAPVPADGETLGEIMFRGNICMKGYLKNPKATDDAFHGGWFHTGDLAVLTPDGYIRIKDRKKDIIISGGENISSIEVEDALYRHPAVAVAAVVAMPDPKWGEVPCAFVELREGASATEAEIVAHCRQLLAGFKVPKVVRFGELPKTSTGKIQKFQLRNAVGSDKAIDLAGDKK; from the coding sequence ATGACGCAGATGTTCGAGGCCGGACTCGGCCGCCGCGACGCCAATTACGTGCCGCTCACCCCGATCGACTTCCTGGTCAGGACGGCCGAAGTCTACGGCGAGCGCCTCGCGATCGTGCACGGCGACGTGCGGCGCACCTGGGGCGAGACCTACTCGCGCGCGAAGCAGCTGGCGAGCGCGCTCGCGCGGCTCGGCGTCGGCCGCGGCGACACGGTCGCGGCGATGCTGCCGAACATCCCGGCGATGGTCGAGGCGCACTTCGGCGTGCCGATGGCCGGCGCCGTGCTGAACACGATCAACACGCGGCTCGACGTGTCGTCGGTGCTGTTCATGCTGCGCCATGGCGAGGCGAAGGTGCTGATCGTCGACACCGAATATGCGGAATTCGCGCATCGCGCGGCGCTCGAAGTGCCGGGCCTGAAGATCGTCAGCGTGGCCGATGCGATGCCGGCGGACCCTGCACGCTTCGCGGGCGCGACCGACTACGAGGCGCTCGTGGCAAGCGGCGACGCCGACTACGCGTGGACTCCGCCCGCCGACGAATGGGATGCGATCGCGCTGAACTACACGTCCGGCACGACCGGCGATCCGAAGGGCGTCGTCTACCACCATCGCGGCGCGTATCTCGCGGCGATCAGCAACATCCTCGAATGGGACATGCCGAAGCATGCCGTCTACCTGTGGACGCTGCCGATGTTCCACTGCAACGGCTGGTGCTTCCCGTGGGCCGTCGCGGCACGCGCGGGCGTGAACGTCTGCCTGCGCAAGTTCGACGCGAAGACGGTGTTCGACCTGATTCGCCGCGAACGCATCACGCACTACTGCGGCGCGCCGATCGTGCAGAGCGCGATCGCGAACGCGCCGGCCGAATTCCGCGCCGGCATCGACCACACGGTGCACGCGATGGTGGCGGGCGCGGCGCCCGCGCCGGCCGTGATCGCGAAGATGAAGGAGATCGGCTTCGACCTGCTGCACGTGTACGGGCTGACCGAGGTCTACGGCCCGGCGACCGTGTGCGCGAAGCAGGCGCATTGGGAGGAACTTCCGGATGAGGAGCGTGCGCGGCTCAATGCGCGCCAGGGCGTGCGCTACCACCTGGAAGCGGGCGCGACGGTGCTCGATCCCGACACGATGGCGCCGGTGCCGGCCGACGGCGAGACGCTCGGCGAGATCATGTTCCGCGGCAACATCTGCATGAAGGGCTACCTGAAGAACCCGAAGGCGACCGACGACGCGTTCCACGGCGGCTGGTTCCATACCGGCGATCTCGCGGTGCTGACGCCGGACGGCTATATCCGGATCAAGGATCGCAAGAAGGACATCATCATCTCGGGCGGCGAGAACATCTCGAGCATCGAGGTCGAGGATGCGCTGTACCGGCATCCGGCCGTGGCAGTCGCCGCCGTCGTCGCGATGCCCGACCCGAAATGGGGCGAGGTGCCGTGCGCGTTCGTCGAGCTGCGCGAAGGCGCGAGCGCGACCGAAGCGGAGATCGTCGCGCATTGCCGGCAGTTGCTCGCGGGCTTCAAGGTGCCGAAGGTCGTGCGCTTCGGCGAGCTGCCGAAGACGTCGACCGGCAAGATCCAGAAATTCCAGCTGCGCAACGCGGTCGGCTCGGACAAGGCGATCGACCTGGCGGGCGACAAGAAGTAG
- a CDS encoding Crp/Fnr family transcriptional regulator, with translation MHDPLAAPPDAPAHPADALSAPGPLPALSTLFGQCAWFRTLAPEHQALVLAQSRVEQCEAGDVIAHRLAPSEYWIGVHRGLLKLAIFNASGRGCTFSGVPSGGWFGEGSVIKRELRKYEVVAIQRSTVLFVPVDTFHALLDTSLPFTRFVIHQLNNRMGEFIASIQNSRLLDVDARVAQSLAQLFNPDLYPDTGPSLSISQEELGMLVGVSRQRINQALQQLEKLGVLRLAYNQIEVVDLGALARVGMEQI, from the coding sequence ATGCACGACCCTCTCGCCGCCCCGCCCGACGCGCCCGCCCACCCGGCCGACGCCCTTTCCGCACCGGGCCCGCTGCCGGCGCTGTCCACGCTGTTCGGCCAGTGCGCGTGGTTCCGCACGCTCGCGCCCGAACACCAGGCGCTCGTGCTCGCGCAATCGCGCGTCGAGCAGTGCGAGGCCGGCGACGTGATCGCCCATCGGCTCGCGCCGTCCGAATACTGGATCGGCGTGCACCGCGGGCTGCTGAAGCTCGCGATCTTCAATGCGTCCGGGCGCGGCTGCACGTTCTCCGGCGTGCCGTCGGGCGGCTGGTTCGGCGAAGGCAGCGTGATCAAGCGCGAGCTGCGCAAGTACGAGGTCGTCGCGATCCAGCGCTCGACCGTGCTGTTCGTGCCGGTCGACACGTTCCACGCACTGCTCGACACGAGCCTGCCGTTCACGCGCTTCGTGATTCATCAGTTGAACAACCGGATGGGCGAATTCATCGCGTCGATCCAGAACAGCCGGCTGCTGGACGTCGACGCACGCGTCGCGCAGTCGCTCGCGCAACTGTTCAATCCCGACCTGTACCCGGACACCGGCCCGTCGCTGTCGATCTCGCAGGAGGAACTGGGGATGCTCGTCGGCGTGTCGCGGCAGCGGATCAACCAGGCGCTGCAGCAGCTCGAGAAACTCGGCGTGCTGCGGCTCGCGTACAACCAGATCGAGGTCGTCGATCTGGGGGCGCTCGCGCGTGTCGGGATGGAGCAGATCTGA
- a CDS encoding efflux RND transporter permease subunit, whose amino-acid sequence MWIVNLALRRPYTFIVMAIMIVLATPLALMRTPVDVLPAINIPVISVIWNYSGFSATEMTNRITSVHERILTTTVNNIQHVESTSLPGIAVVKVFLQPGANVQTAIAQTVSSAQAIVRQMPQGATPPLVITYSASSIPVIQLGLSSKTLSEQSLADIALNFLRPQLITVPGVQIPFPYGGRTRVVAIDLDPQALLAKGLTPADIVNAVNAQNLVLPTGTAKMGQTEYRIDTNASADTVADINNLPVQTVNGATTYLREVASVRDGFAPQTNVVRQNGQRGVLISILKSGDASTLKVVSDLKALLPKVIPTLPEGLTITPLFDQSVFVDAAVQGVIHEALIAAVLTAMMILLFLGNWRSTLIIAISIPLSIFTSLIALSALGETINIMTLGGLALAVGILVDDATVTIENIERHLHLGTRRAAPSVPSAPLGGQRPEGAWGSSFSTNLHDAILEGAGEIAVPAFVSTLCICIVFVPMFFLTGVARFLFVPLAEAVVFAMLASYVLSRTLVPTLAMLLFRPQQASAGPDRSTSRFARIHHAFNEAFERLRAWYIVLLSILLVRRRFYATCFLGFCVLSTGLVFVLGRDFFPNADSGNIRLHMRAPTGYRIEETARLADQVERVIRATVPPDELGAIVDNLGLPVSGINLSYSNAGTIGTLDGELLIALKPGHRATQHYVQALRTVLPERFPGVEFFFQPSDIITQILNFGQPAAIDLQVLGNDLASNMTIASSLMKKFRQIPGAVDVHVLQRNDEPTLLADMDRTRMQQLNLSAQNVAQNMLISLSGSSQTTPSFWINPRTGVQYPLQIQTPQYSISSVDDLLGTPISASGRTGMPLQLLGNLVQVRSTANPAVITHYNIRPAIDVYVSVEGRDLGAVAGEIDRIVSDARATLPRGTELTMRGQIETMRTSYLGLGAGVAMAIVLVYLLIVVNFQSWLDPLIIISAMPAALAGIVWMLFITGTHLSVPALTGAIMTVGVATANSILVVSFARQRLEAGAPPLTAALEAGATRIRPVLMTALAMIIGMVPMALGLGEGAEQNAPLGRAVIGGLLFATVSTLLFVPLVFGGVHARLARRRARQAGH is encoded by the coding sequence ATGTGGATCGTCAATCTTGCGCTCAGGCGCCCCTACACGTTCATCGTCATGGCCATCATGATCGTGCTGGCCACCCCGCTGGCGCTGATGCGCACGCCGGTCGACGTGCTGCCCGCGATCAACATCCCCGTGATCAGCGTCATCTGGAATTACAGCGGCTTCTCCGCGACGGAGATGACGAACCGCATCACGTCCGTGCATGAACGGATCCTGACGACGACCGTCAACAACATCCAGCACGTCGAATCGACGTCGCTGCCCGGCATCGCGGTCGTGAAGGTGTTCCTGCAGCCGGGCGCGAACGTGCAGACGGCGATCGCGCAGACGGTCTCGTCCGCGCAGGCGATCGTGCGGCAGATGCCGCAGGGCGCGACGCCGCCGCTCGTGATCACCTATTCGGCCTCGAGCATCCCGGTGATCCAGCTCGGGCTGTCGAGCAAGACGCTCAGCGAACAGTCGCTCGCCGACATCGCGCTCAACTTCCTGCGCCCGCAGCTGATCACGGTGCCGGGCGTGCAGATCCCGTTCCCGTACGGCGGCCGCACGCGCGTGGTCGCGATCGACCTCGATCCGCAGGCGCTGCTCGCGAAGGGGCTCACGCCCGCCGACATCGTCAACGCGGTCAACGCGCAGAACCTCGTGCTGCCGACCGGCACCGCGAAGATGGGCCAGACCGAATACCGGATCGACACCAACGCGTCGGCCGATACGGTCGCCGACATCAACAACCTGCCGGTCCAGACCGTCAACGGCGCGACGACCTATCTGCGCGAGGTCGCATCGGTACGCGACGGCTTCGCGCCGCAGACCAACGTCGTGCGCCAGAACGGCCAGCGCGGCGTGCTCATCTCGATCCTGAAAAGCGGCGACGCGTCGACGCTCAAGGTCGTGTCGGACCTGAAGGCGCTGCTGCCGAAGGTGATCCCGACACTACCCGAAGGGCTCACGATCACGCCGCTGTTCGACCAGTCGGTGTTCGTCGACGCGGCCGTCCAGGGCGTGATCCACGAAGCGCTGATCGCCGCCGTGCTGACCGCGATGATGATCCTGCTGTTCCTCGGCAACTGGCGCAGCACGCTGATCATTGCGATCTCGATTCCGCTGTCGATCTTCACGTCGCTGATCGCGCTGTCCGCGCTCGGCGAGACCATCAACATCATGACGCTCGGCGGGCTCGCGCTCGCGGTCGGGATCCTGGTCGACGATGCGACGGTGACGATCGAGAACATCGAGCGGCACCTGCATCTCGGCACGCGCCGGGCCGCCCCAAGCGTGCCGAGCGCCCCCCTCGGGGGGCAGCGACCGGAGGGAGCGTGGGGGTCGTCGTTCAGTACGAACCTGCATGACGCGATCCTCGAAGGCGCCGGCGAGATCGCGGTGCCCGCGTTCGTGTCGACGCTGTGCATCTGCATCGTGTTCGTGCCGATGTTCTTCCTCACGGGCGTCGCGCGTTTCCTGTTCGTGCCGCTCGCGGAAGCCGTCGTGTTCGCGATGCTCGCGTCGTACGTGCTGTCGCGCACGCTGGTGCCGACGCTCGCGATGCTGCTGTTCCGCCCGCAGCAGGCGAGCGCCGGCCCGGATCGTTCGACGTCGCGCTTCGCACGCATCCATCACGCGTTCAACGAAGCGTTCGAGCGGCTGCGCGCGTGGTACATCGTGCTGCTCAGCATCCTGCTGGTGCGCCGCCGCTTCTACGCGACGTGCTTCCTCGGCTTCTGCGTGCTGTCGACCGGCCTCGTATTCGTGCTCGGCCGCGACTTCTTCCCGAACGCCGATTCGGGCAACATCCGCCTGCACATGCGCGCGCCGACCGGCTACCGGATCGAGGAAACCGCGCGCCTCGCCGACCAGGTCGAGCGCGTGATCCGCGCAACCGTGCCGCCCGACGAGCTCGGCGCGATCGTCGACAACCTCGGCCTGCCGGTGAGCGGCATCAACCTGTCGTACAGCAACGCCGGCACGATCGGCACGCTCGACGGCGAGCTGCTGATCGCGCTGAAGCCCGGCCACCGCGCGACCCAGCACTACGTGCAGGCACTGCGCACGGTGCTGCCCGAGCGCTTCCCGGGCGTCGAGTTCTTCTTCCAGCCGTCGGACATCATCACGCAGATCCTCAACTTCGGCCAACCGGCCGCGATCGACCTGCAGGTGCTCGGCAACGATCTCGCGAGTAACATGACTATCGCGAGCAGCCTGATGAAAAAGTTCAGGCAAATCCCCGGCGCCGTCGACGTGCACGTGCTGCAACGCAACGACGAGCCGACCCTGCTGGCCGACATGGACCGTACGCGCATGCAGCAGCTCAATCTCTCCGCGCAGAACGTCGCGCAGAACATGCTGATCTCCCTGTCCGGCAGCTCGCAGACGACGCCGTCGTTCTGGATCAACCCGCGCACCGGCGTCCAGTACCCGCTGCAGATCCAGACCCCGCAATACAGCATCTCGTCGGTCGACGACCTGCTCGGCACGCCGATTTCGGCGAGCGGCCGCACGGGCATGCCGCTGCAACTGCTCGGCAACCTCGTGCAGGTGCGCAGCACCGCGAACCCGGCCGTGATCACGCACTACAACATCCGCCCGGCGATCGACGTGTACGTGAGCGTCGAGGGCCGCGACCTCGGCGCGGTCGCGGGCGAGATCGACCGCATCGTGTCGGACGCGCGCGCGACGCTGCCGCGCGGCACCGAGCTGACGATGCGCGGCCAGATCGAGACGATGCGCACGTCGTACCTCGGCCTCGGCGCGGGCGTCGCGATGGCGATCGTGCTCGTCTACCTGCTGATCGTCGTCAATTTCCAGTCGTGGCTCGACCCGCTGATCATCATCAGCGCGATGCCGGCCGCGCTCGCCGGCATCGTGTGGATGCTGTTCATCACCGGCACGCACCTGAGCGTGCCCGCGCTGACGGGCGCGATCATGACGGTGGGCGTCGCGACCGCGAACAGCATCCTGGTCGTGTCGTTCGCGCGCCAGCGTCTCGAAGCCGGCGCGCCGCCGCTCACGGCCGCGCTGGAGGCCGGCGCGACACGGATCCGGCCGGTGCTGATGACGGCGCTCGCGATGATCATCGGGATGGTGCCGATGGCGCTCGGTCTCGGCGAAGGCGCCGAGCAGAACGCGCCGCTGGGCCGCGCGGTGATCGGCGGGCTGCTGTTCGCGACCGTTTCGACGCTGCTGTTCGTGCCGCTCGTGTTCGGCGGCGTGCATGCGCGGCTGGCCCGCCGGCGCGCGCGCCAGGCCGGACACTGA